Proteins encoded by one window of Glycine soja cultivar W05 chromosome 15, ASM419377v2, whole genome shotgun sequence:
- the LOC114387286 gene encoding cytokinin dehydrogenase 3-like yields MVAENYPSPTYFILLFITITRLISTVGKTSQWTKALSLPPELASVSLDDTIFCKLRDDPEALQGRASRDYGNLVREVPLAVFHPASASDIARLIKLSYNGSVPFKIAARGQGHSTRGQAMAREGVVVDMAGFRERGNGVGIRVVSSVDPNNKNGYYYYADVGGEQLWIDVLHATLEHGLAPMSWTDYLYLTLGGTLSNAGISGQTFRYGPQITTVREMDVITGKGEFVTCSQQTNSELFHAVLGGLGQFGIITRARIALAPAPKRVKWVRLLYNDFSAFTKDQEQLISITGRKQNVSLDYLEGLLLMHQGPINNWRSSFFPLADHARIISLVTKHSVLYCLEVAKYYDGQNENNVDKELQVLLQGLSYIPGFYYEKDVSYFEFLNRVRSGELKLQSQGLWDVPHPWLNLFIPKSQIMEFDSGVFKNIILKRNITTGPVLVYPMNRNKWDNRMSASIPDEDIFYTVGFLHSSGFDNWKAYDAQNKEILQFCNVAGIKVKQYLPHYRTQEDWANHFGPKWRTFVERKHQFDPRMILSPGQRIFNN; encoded by the exons atggttgctGAGAACTACCCTTCTCCCACATACTTCATCCTCCTGTTCATAACCATAACACGTTTGATCTCCACAGTGGGCAAAACCTCCCAATGGACGAAGGCCCTGTCGCTGCCTCCGGAACTCGCCTCCGTCTCCCTCGACGACACCATCTTCTGCAAGCTCCGTGACGACCCAGAGGCCCTCCAGGGAAGGGCCTCCAGGGACTACGGGAACCTCGTCCGCGAGGTTCCCTTGGCAGTCTTCCACCCAGCCTCAGCGAGCGACATCGCGAGGCTGATCAAGCTGTCGTACAACGGCTCTGTCCCCTTCAAGATTGCGGCGAGGGGGCAAGGGCACTCGACAAGGGGCCAGGCGATGGCACGTGAGGGGGTGGTGGTGGACATGGCGGGGTTCAGAGAGAGAGGGAATGGAGTGGGGATAAGGGTTGTGAGTAGTGTGGACCCTAATAATAAGAATGGTTACTACTATTATGCGGATGTTGGAGGGGAACAGTTGTGGATCGATGTGCTACACGCCACGCTCGAGCATGGACTTGCACCTATGTCCTGGACTGATTACTTGTACTTGACGCTGGGAGGGACTCTCTCCAATGCTGGCATCAGTGGCCAGACATTCCGCTATGGTCCTCAAATCACCACTGTCCGGGAAATGGACGTAATCACCG GAAAGGGAGAATTTGTGACTTGCTCTCAGCAGACGAATTCGGAGTTGTTTCACGCGGTTCTTGGAGGCTTAGGACAATTTGGAATTATAACAAGGGCAAGAATTGCTCTTGCGCCAGCTCCGAAGAGG GTTAAATGGGTGAGACTTTTGTACAATGACTTTTCTGCTTTTACCAAAGACCAGGAACAACTAATATCTATCACTGGAAGGAAACAAAATGTTTCACTGGATTATTTGGAAGGATTGCTGCTAATGCACCAAGGACCCATAAATAATTGGAGATCTTCTTTCTTCCCTTTAGCCGACCATGCCCGAATAATTTCGCTAGTAACTAAACACAGCGTCCTCTATTGCCTAGAAGTTGCCAAATATTATGATGgccaaaatgaaaacaatgtgGACAAG GAACTCCAAGTTTTACTACAAGGATTGAGCTATATCCCTGGATTTTACTATGAAAAAGATGTCTCATATTTTGAGTTCTTGAATAGAGTCCGAAGTGGAGAGTTGAAGCTACAGTCACAAGGACTATGGGATGTTCCTCACCCGTGGCTTAATTTGTTTATACCGAAATCTCAAATCATGGAATTTGACTCGGGCGTGTTCAAGAATATCATCCTTAAACGAAACATCACCACAGGACCTGTCTTGGTTTACCCCATGAATAGAAACAA gtGGGACAATAGGATGTCAGCATCAATACCCGACGAGGATATCTTCTACACAGTTGGATTTTTGCATTCAAGTGGGTTTGATAATTGGAAGGCCTATGATgctcaaaataaagaaattctACAATTTTGTAACGTTGCTGGGATCAAGGTTAAGCAATATCTTCCCCACTATCGCACACAAGAAGATTGGGCAAACCATTTTGGCCCTAAATGGAGGACTTTTGTAGAAAGAAAACACCAGTTTGATCCAAGAATGATTCTATCACCTGGACAAAGAAtctttaacaattaa
- the LOC114385874 gene encoding uncharacterized protein LOC114385874 — protein MVWDCQGSKSPGPDGFNFKIIKSFCSVVKDYIWCALHEFHEKEKIPQGANASFIALILKLEDPQGLGDFRLISLIGCMYKIMAKVLAKRLKGVVHKVIDEGQSTFVGGRNILNGVVIVNELVDEAKRKKKLMAIFKLDFEKTYDSMRWKFLYYIMRRMGFCERWIKWIKSCVKSTSMSVLVDGCLTEEFYNEK, from the coding sequence ATGGTTTGGGATTGTCAAGGCAGTAAAAGTCCTGGACCAGATGGCTTCaacttcaaaattataaaatccttttgtagtgttgtaaaaGATTATATATGGTGTGCTCTTCATGAATtccatgaaaaagaaaagataccTCAAGGGGCAAATGCTTCATTCATTGCTTTGATTCTGAAATTGGAGGATCCACAAGGTCTTGGGGATTTTAGACTGATCTCCCTTATTGGATGCATGTATAAGATTATGGCAAAAGTGTTGGCCAAGAGGTTGAAAGGGGTGGTACACAAAGTTATTGATGAAGGGCAATCGACGTTTGTTGGTGGTAGGAACATACTTAATGGAGTGGTTATTGTGAATGAGTTGGTGGATGAAGCCAAGAGGAAAAAGAAACTAATGGCTATCTTCAAGTTGGACTTTGAAAAGACATATGATTCGATGAGGTGGAAATTCCTATATTATATCATGAGGAGGATGGGCTTTTGTGAGCGGTGGATCAAATGGATTAAGAGTTGCGTAAAATCCACATCAATGTCGGTTTTGGTGGATGGTTGCCTAACGGAAgaattttataatgaaaaatga
- the LOC114387208 gene encoding inorganic phosphate transporter 2-1, chloroplastic-like, whose protein sequence is MNVTLVDSALFAFLFPSLWEIEVAVAASVFVILAYRFFAAQTGYAEGEQQENQEGTETPPSNDELGGIAKAFNISSRTASAISICMALAVLTFPLFMTSLGQGMVLKTKVLSYATLLFGFYMAWNIGANDVANAMGTSVGSGALTLRQAVLTAAVLEFSGALMMGTHVTSTMQKGILVVNVFNGNDSLLFAGLLSSLAAAGTWLQVARCRLALQSVITLPIGLVYLS, encoded by the exons ATGAACGTCACCCTTGTTGATTCCGCGCTCTTCGCGTTTCTCTTCCCCTCGTTGTGGGAAATCGAAGTCGCCGTCGCCGCCTCCGTCTTCGTCATCCTCGCCTACCGCTTCTTCGCCGCACAGACCGGATACGCCGAGGGAGAACAACAAGAGAATCAGGAGGGAACAGAAACACCACCGAGCAACGATGAATTGGGAGGAATTGCGAAGGCCTTCAACATATCGTCTCGAACGGCTTCTGCCATATCGATATGCATGGCATTGGCGGTGTTGACTTTTCCATTGTTCATGACTTCTTTGGGGCAGGGCATGGTTCTGAAGACGAAGGTGCTGTCGTACGCGACGTTGCTGTTCGGATTCTACATGGCGTGGAACATCGGCGCCAACGACGTGGCAAATGCGATGGGGACGTCGGTTGGATCCGGCGCCCTCACGCTCCGGCAGGCGGTGCTGACGGCGGCGGTGCTCGAGTTCTCCGGGGCGCTGATGATGGGAACGCACGTGACCAGCACGATGCAGAAGGGGATTCTCGTCGTGAACGTGTTCAATGGGAATGATTCTTTGCTCTTTGCCGGATTGCTCTCTTCTCTCGCCGCTGCTGGCACTTGGTTACAG GTTGCAAGGTGCAGGCTTGCGTTGCAGAGCGTTATAACATTGCCAATTGGGCTTGTCTATTTGTCCTAA